The following coding sequences lie in one Eremothecium sinecaudum strain ATCC 58844 chromosome IV, complete sequence genomic window:
- the URM1 gene encoding ubiquitin-related modifier URM1 (Syntenic homolog of Ashbya gossypii ADL014W; Syntenic homolog of Saccharomyces cerevisiae YIL008W (URM1)) translates to MVNVIVEFLGGLDAIFENKRKYNIKFSSQNGQETVGDLINYIVENMIKNQRDKEFFIQDNSIRPGILTLINDTDWELEGEQEYILEDGDVISFTSTLHGG, encoded by the coding sequence ATGGTTAATGTTATTGTAGAGTTCCTAGGGGGACTAGATGCTATATTTGAGAACAAAAGGAAATACAACATTAAGTTTTCTTCACAAAATGGACAAGAAACAGTTGGTGATTTAATTAATTACATTGTCGAGAATATGATTAAAAATCAGAGGGACAAAGAGTTTTTTATTCAAGATAACAGTATAAGGCCAGGAATTCTTACTTTAATTAATGATACAGATTGGGAGCTTGAGGGTGAACAGGAATACATTTTAGAAGATGGTGACGTTATTTCATTTACGTCTACTTTGCACGGTGGATAG
- the EST3 gene encoding telomerase subunit EST3 (Syntenic homolog of Ashbya gossypii ADL016C; Syntenic homolog of Saccharomyces cerevisiae YIL009C-A (EST3); no intron; ribosomal slippage at consensus CTTAGTT site exception): MPKVILSSKKYVSDSVYLDKWIVPSLVAHIKHQSLNQAWCTVRDFIPPLPPHMTDPILEPSIMSNTRHFLRIVRFKSIQDFKVCAIGRDAECYVLSEFTPKCVIEFENKYKQRITANTVNTLFLIGSVSIMYTSRLEVESEFGMSFPSWPNNTLPILKINQCAVFGMDQVESHRHFQMLYEHEKYVNATRISSRRG, encoded by the exons ATGCCAAAAGTTATTCTTTCGTCAAAGAAGTATGTATCGGACTCGGTTTACCTTGACAAATGGATTGTTCCATCCTTAGTAGCTCATATTAAGCACCAGTCTCTAAATCAAGCATGGTGCACTGTGCGTGATTTCATTCCTCCCCTTCCTCCGCATATGACAGATCCCATCTTAGAACCTTCCATAATGTCGAATACTAGGCACTTCTTAAGAATTGTACGTTTTAAAAGTATACAAGATTTCAAAGTATGTGCAATTGGTAGAGACGCAGAATGTTACGTACTTAG TGAATTCACTCCCAAATGCGTAATAGAATTTGAGAATAAATATAAGCAAAGAATTACAGCGAATACTGTTAACACGTTATTCCTAATTGGCAGTGTTTCAATAATGTATACAAGTCGGCTTGAGGTCGAGAGTGAATTTGGGATGTCATTTCCTTCATGGCCAAACAACACACTACCaattttaaaaataaatCAATGCGCAGTGTTTGGAATGGATCAAGTTGAGTCTCATAGACACTTCCAAATGCTATATGAA
- the GCN4 gene encoding amino acid starvation-responsive transcription factor GCN4 (Syntenic homolog of Ashbya gossypii ADL012C; Syntenic homolog of Saccharomyces cerevisiae YEL009C (GCN4)) → MLSTTNNTTLTAAGTPSSGCGTAEQNEALQHEFLSSRTSGATHSLLGDFALDKFAGIQDAATNESLIKMEESPPLFSGGSACSSVLDLLGPSGDATPLVSLESLGGSADPSTWASLFDDDIPVILDDVEKADFAYTTAVNKDNGFLPTPVLEDADFPTKSPVSPSCSKRGNSSSAPSPGSTRTPSTSKKGSVSKSEKFDRLGVITYNRKQRAAPLTPVVPKSDDPVSLKRARNTEAARRSRARKLERMHQLEVRVEELLQQNTQLEDEVARLKALLAEGN, encoded by the coding sequence GGGTGCGGTACCGCAGAACAAAATGAAGCCCTTCAACATGAATTTTTATCTTCCCGTACATCAGGTGCAACTCACTCGCTTCTCGGGGACTTCGCACTAGACAAGTTTGCTGGTATCCAGGATGCTGCTACCAACGAATCTTTGATCAAGATGGAGGAATCTCCTCCTTTATTTAGTGGCGGCAGCGCTTGCTCTAGTGTTCTAGATCTTTTGGGGCCAAGCGGCGATGCTACTCCATTAGTGAGTTTAGAGAGTCTCGGAGGCTCTGCAGATCCAAGCACGTGGGCATCGTTGTTTGATGATGACATTCCAGTTATATTAGATGATGTTGAGAAGGCTGATTTTGCTTACACTACTGCAGTTAACAAGGACAATGGTTTCCTCCCTACTCCTGTCTTGGAGGACGCGGACTTTCCTACCAAATCGCCCGTATCTCCATCATGTTCTAAACGTGGAAATTCTTCGTCTGCACCATCTCCGGGTTCTACCAGAACTCCGAGTACTAGTAAGAAGGGCTCCGTGAGTAAGTCAGAGAAGTTTGATCGTTTAGGGGTTATCACATACAACCGCAAGCAACGTGCTGCGCCATTAACTCCTGTGGTACCTAAATCAGACGATCCTGTTTCTTTGAAGCGTGCTAGAAATACTGAGGCCGCAAGGCGTTCTAGAGCTCGTAAGCTTGAAAGAATGCATCAGTTAGAAGTTCGCGTAGAAGAGTTGCTACAACAGAATACTCAGTTGGAAGATGAAGTAGCTAGGTTGAAGGCTTTATTAGCAGAGGGGAACTGA
- the NAS2 gene encoding Nas2p (Syntenic homolog of Ashbya gossypii ADL013C; Syntenic homolog of Saccharomyces cerevisiae YIL007C (NAS2)) has product MTKANRFDAIIDDLDKLSLSPGLKTQISTFDSLPLNDLYHLKTSVEDELSRLFHLLHNEYQCDLDSPLVTEDGFPRDDVDVLQVRLLRRSINMLRNDLKRIIDRCDILISKQFQNQYPEPVNSTGTNQRSIEYKIPFAVVSSVAPNSPSSKAGIQVGDKWVRIGNINAANHQKLAAVSQMVRQHKDQQLELRVLRNDGTFHDLILIPTTWDGSGFLGCQLLEL; this is encoded by the coding sequence ATGACCAAGGCAAATAGGTTTGACGCTATCATTGATGATTTAGATAAACTGTCGCTTTCTCCGGGACTGAAGACACAGATAAGCACATTTGATTCGCTACCCTTAAATGACCTGTACCACTTGAAAACTTCTGTTGAGGATGAGCTTTCACGATTATTTCATTTACTGCATAATGAATATCAGTGCGATTTAGATTCCCCCTTGGTCACTGAAGATGGCTTTCCCCGTGATGATGTTGATGTCCTTCAGGTGCGCTTACTCCGTCGTAGCATCAACATGCTAAGGAATGATCTCAAACGTATCATCGATAGATGTGATATATTGATTTCCAAGCAGTTCCAGAACCAATATCCGGAGCCAGTAAATAGCACTGGAACAAACCAGCGGTCAATCGAGTACAAGATACCTTTTGCTGTGGTATCAAGTGTCGCACCGAACAGTCCCTCGTCAAAAGCAGGCATTCAAGTTGGCGACAAGTGGGTTAGGATTGGCAATATAAATGCAGCTAACCATCAGAAATTAGCAGCAGTTAGTCAAATGGTTAGGCAGCATAAGGATCAGCAACTGGAATTGCGAGTTCTTAGAAATGATGGTACATTTCATGACCTAATACTGATACCAACTACTTGGGATGGTTCCGGTTTCTTAGGCTGCCAATTATTAGAACTATAG